The sequence below is a genomic window from Salminus brasiliensis chromosome 6, fSalBra1.hap2, whole genome shotgun sequence.
AGATTAGAATTGAACAGAGTGAAGTGAGTTATAGTAGATTATAGACATGTAGATATATAGTTATAGATTATTACAGATCACGCTGTATAGTAAGTATATGAGTGAGGCTGGGAGCTGCGGTGCGGTGTTATGATGCATACAGGGGATTGGAGCAGCTTTAGGGGGGTTCTGAATGTTAGTAATGGAGGTCTCACCCCGGTCTGTCTCAGCGTTGGAGACGAAGATGAACCCGTTCACAGCCTGACACACCTCCTGCACCTGCGGTGCCACACTGTAAACCGACCGGCCCTCTGCCTCCCCCTCCTGGACAAACAGCTTACTGCGCACACTCTGCTGCTCCAAccgagctctctctctctctgagctgcacacacacacacacacacacacacacacacacacacacaaacacacacacacaaacacacacacaaacacacacacaaacacacacacaaacacacacacacacacacacacacacacacacacacacacacacacacacaaacacacacacacaaacacacacacacacacaaacacagaggcaGGCAAACATTCAGCAAAACTGAACAGAACTGATCTTATGAGTGGGGTATTATATCTATGCTGTGTACTTTAGTAGTATATattagtgttatatatatatacagtttatatctgtgtgtgtgaatataatacatattgtATAATGACAGTATATAAGCATGCAGGTATAtaagaatataatatatatatattgaagtaTTGTTCAAAGCCTTCAATAAAGCCTGAATTTATGGGAAATATTTGTAATACTTGTGGAAGTGCAGGAAGTCTGAGCTCTGGGAGCGGAGCGGCAGCTCCTACCTGTTGGTGGAGTACAGAGTTATAATGTTGAATTTATTCCGGCCGTTAAACAGGAAACTGATTCCAGATCCGATCCCTAAAACCACAACATAACAATCACACATTACAGAGATCAGGTTGGTGACAGTCTGAGCCCAGTGTTCGTTAGCGCAGTTAGCCTAGCCTCTCCTGGTGTGAAGTAAAGAAGCTGCCGTCAGATACCGAACATGCCTAGACTGGTCGACTGAATCTGGGGTCAAAGGTCAATCATGATTCTGTGATTTTTCACTAAACAGATCAGACAGCAGTCAGACGTGTTCcactaaataaacactattgtactgtacattactcttactgtactgtactcttactgtactgtacattactcttactgtactatactgtacatTACTGCAAATACGTTTCTGACAGCAGTTTCAGTCTGTCGTGTCTTCCAAGTATTGATTTAATTTTGCCACCCAGCCTTCAAACCTCCACATCTGGAACAGACTGTAAAcaacaaacaaccaaacaaacaaacaaaataactaACTTACTAACAAACAAAGAGAAAACtatcttttattttgtaattattttacatatatatatatatatatatatatatatatatatatatacatacactcacagagcataaatatattacattctatattaaattatatatttaatatttatatgtttttatacGTTAatttgtgtatgagtgtgtgtgtgtgtgtgtgtgtgtgcgtaccgCCGATCTGACGCTGTGGTATCCCTGCCACGGGCAGGATGTGTGGAGAGTACATCATGGTGGTCATCAGAGAAACATCCAGCTGCTCCAGGCCGGGTCCGAGCATGGCGAACCGCGGCTCCGCTCCGGCCACCAGGTTCTGCAGGAAATACGCCACCGCCTCCAGAGCCGGCCGCTGCTGCCCGTACTGCCCTCGGCACACTGGAGAACAGCGCAGATACCTGCAGGAGAACCAGTACCCATCAGTGCCCTGTCACTGTGGTTCCACTcccctccactgtacagagatcagcgTGGGTCAGGTTCTGTACCGGACCCCCCCccgactctgactgagctcagcTCTCACTCTGAGATCTGGGGGAATTCTGAACAGTTTAGTGGATCTTCCCTTTATTAAAATGTCCTTTCTATAAACGGAGTCTGAGGGGCTCTGTGGTCTGACCCCCAGCTGACCCCCAGTAAAGGGCCTTAATCTGATTCAGCGTCCCGACTGTCCTCTCACAGCTCACTCACTCAGACATGTAGTCCAGCCTCCGCAGCTCCCATCTGTCCGTCACGGCCGCCGTGCTCAGGAACTCCTCCCGAGGCATGGACGCATGGTCCACAGAGGTCCAGCTGGCCATGTCCCGCATGAAGAAGTACCTCCACAGCAGCGGCTCCTGGACCATCGACCTCCAGTATCTGCTGCAGCCCCCCAGCCTGCACAGGTCCTCAGGGGGGAGGTAGGTCATGATGAGGAACTGCACGTCCACCTGAGGACCAAACACGGGTTCTGATTAGTGCCAGTCAGCTCTGTTTGAAGAAACACTGACCTGATCAATGCTTTGATCTAATAGAATAATCAATATGTTAAACATTCTTATAAAAACATATCtttagagatcagatcagatttatcAACTAGACTTTAAGCCCGAActgactggggggggggggggggtcttattGTGCCCCTCAGTCACATCAGAAGGATCAATAACTGACAGATTTACCGGCAGGTGATCCAGAGAGGAGCTGGagccttcctcctcctcctcctcctcctcctcctccgcgcGCCGCtggggcaggtgtgtgtgtctcgccCTGTGGTCTGACAGCAGTGTCTCGCGGACGCTCCTGAGGCTGCGCAGTAGGGCGCTCCGCATCATCACCGTGATCAGAATCAATAACCAGTTATCAATAACCTTCTTAATGAAGGGGTTTCAGCCCCGAGCTCCCGAACACAGCTTCCGGTTTCTGCGGCTTCACTCGCGTGCTCCGGGAACTCTCACAACTTACACGTCTTCACAGCCGTCACGGGCTGCAGCGGGGGATTGTGGGTACTGTAGTTCTCCTCGCGCTGAGGCGGCTAGCGCTAAAGCAGCGGCTAACTCTTagcccttatttatttatttatttatttatgtatgtatgtatgtatgttctaCTCCCTGTTCAGTGAGAGGGTGAGTTTTCTATTGGGAGTGTTcctatttattatataaaaggAATTTTTAATGTActtttaaatgaatatttaaaatatttttaattctacttttttatatatatatatttatatttttaattaaataactaCATTAGTTTTAATTACTTGTCATTTACTCTCTCTGAAGCACTTTTAGGCCTGtgttgattattattaatactactataATAGTATTAATACTAATATGGATTGATTACGTTAGTTTAAGCTACAGCAGTAATTCATGTTTCTGTATTAAAGAATCAGTTCTGAGacttagacagacagacagacagacagggctCCTCAGAccgacacagacagacagacagacagggctCCTCAGACCGACACAGACAGAGCTCCTCAGACAGAccgacacacacagacagacagacagacacagacagacagacagacagacagagctcctCAGACAGACCGacccacacagacagacagacagacagagctcctcagacagaccgacacacacagacagacagacagacagggctCCTCAGACCGACACAGACAGACCGGCAGACAGAGCTCCTCAGACagaccgacacacacacacacagacagacagagctcctcagacagaccgacacacacagacagacagagctcctcagacagaccgacacacacacagacagacagacagagctcctcagacagaccgacacacacagacagacagagctcctcagacagaccgacacacacagacagacagacagacagagctcctcagacagaccgacacacacagacagagctcctcagacagaccgacacacacagacagacagagctcctcagacagaccgacacacagacagacagacagacagacagagctcctcagacagaccgacacacagacagacagacagacagacagacagacagagctcctcagacagaccgacacacagacagacagacagagctcctcagacagaccgacacacacagacagacacagacagacagagctcctcagacagaccgacacacacagacagacagacagacagacagagctcctcagacagaccgacacacacagacagacagacagacagagctcctCAGACAGGCCGACAGACAggccgacagacagacagagctcctcagacagaccgacacacacagacagacagacagacagagctcctcagacagaccgacacacacagacagacagagctcctcagacagagacacacacagacagggctCCTCAGACAGACCgacacacagacagacggacagagctcctcagacagaccgacacacagacagacggacagagctcctcagacagagacacacacagacagacagacagagctcctcagacagagacacacacagacagacagacagagctcctcagacaggccgacagacagacagagctcctcagacaggccaacacagatagacagacagacagacagacagacagagctcctcagacagaccgacacacacagacagacagagctcctcagacagaccgacacacacagacagacagagctcctcagacagaccgacacacagacagacagacagagctcctcagacagagacacacacagacagacagacagagctcctcagacagaccgacacacacagacagacagacagagctcctcagacagagacacacacagacagacagacagacagagctcctcagacaggccgacagacagacagagctcctcagacaggccgacagacagacagagctcctcagacagaccgacacacacagacagacagacagagctcctcagacagagacacacacagacagacagacagacagagctcctcagacaggccgacagacagacagagctcctcagacagaccgacacacacagacagacagacagagctcctcagacagagacacacacagacagacagacagggctcctcagacagacagagctcctcagacagaccgacagagctcctcagacagacagagctcctcagacagaccgacagagctcctcagacagacagagctcctcagacagagacacacacagacagacagacagagctcctcagacagaccgacagagctcctcagacagaccgacagagctcctcagacagaccgacagagctcctcagacagagacacacacagacagacagaccgagctcctcagacaaacagacacacacagacagacagagctcctcagacaggccgacagacagacagagctcctcagacaggccgacacagatagacagacagacagacagacagacagagctcctcagacaggccgacagacagacagacagacacagacagagctcctcagacagacagacagacacagaacagacagacagacagagctcctcagacagacagacagacagagctcctcagacagacagacagacagacacagacagacagacagacagagctcctcagacagacagacagacacacagacagacctcctcagacagacagacagacacagacagacagacctcctcagacagacagacagacagagctcctcagacagacagacagacacagacagacagagctcctcagacagacagacagacacagacagacagacagacagagctcctcagacagacagacagacacagacagacagacagagctcctcagacagacagacagacacagacagacagatacagacagacagagctcctcagacagacagacagacagacagacagacagacacagacagacagagctcctcagacagacagacagacacagacagacagacagacagagctcctcagacagttttaaaccttttttaaacCAAATTTATTTTCAATGAAGACATaaacaaagcatgaaatacaactggaaaaaaaaaagtttagctTTTTAAAAGTACTATCAAAATATCAAAGTTCATATCCGGGAACATTACGGCTGGTCTGAGGGGAAAAGGGTGCAACATTAATTAAATGAGCAAAGATGCAGTTTACAAATAtgcttttaaaaagaaaagggtCTTCTACTCAAACATGGCTGTGAATACGGCTCTGTACACCCCGCCCTAAAACACTGCTCAGAACATGTAGAAACgcaattaaaaatgataaattaaactaaaataaataaaaggtgtTTTCCAGAATTggaatattgtttttaaacaaatagctgtttgtttttgttttgtttttaatatcttACATCAGACTGGTTAATCCGCTGTGGGAACGCTGGTCCAGGTAACGGGCTGGACTCTGGAAGGTAAGTGCTTCTTAATGACTTTACTGTTTTGTAGTTGAACTAGAACTGTGGGAGCAGCGgagctgtgtgtttactgcaggatgCTGAGGATCTCTTTAGCGTTCTCCGTGTTCCAGCCTTGGCCCTGCAGAGGACCCTCACACGCCAGAACGTACTTATTCAGGATCTGAGCGCCGATATCCCGGAAGTGAAGCCGGTCCTCCTTCTGCTCCGCTCCGTCTGCACCACCGTCCTCATACTTCACCGCCCAGAAACACATCTCCCCGATGTACATCATCGTCAGCAGGTGTGTGTCCGAGAAGATTCCtgtaataaataacaataatgagAAAAagactattattaataataataataataataataatattatttaatttaatcagATAAGATACTGAACTCTTAAAGTatcaaataaaacattaaagagCTCAATTCCTTCATTATCACTCATTAACACTCTACCTCTAATACGGAGATATGGAAatcagctctgctctgattggctgtcctgatCTTACTCTGCAAATATTaaatttgtttgtctttatttaaagatatgttaatgataataatgttaTTGATATCAAGCTGATAGTAGAACCATGGAAAAATGGTTCTGCTCACagttctgtaaagaaccttaTGAGAAGTGGGACCTTATTTTGGGGGTTACAGAACCATTCCTGAGCTCCAGCAACACTGCGGGCGTTTTAATGATGTGCCGGGCCGTGCGCCGCTCTACGGTACCTTCTGACAGGAAGTTCGCAGTCGTGGAGTCGTGGAAAACAACGCCGTCGTTCAGCTTCACGGAGCTCCGCACCTGCAGCATCTTCATCAGGTACCGCACGCCTTCCTGAACACACTGCAGCACAGAGAGGACGGTTAGAGGCTGAGCGCTCGCGATCCTGGCTGAGTGAGGGGTGCGGTGCTGTACCTTCAGGAACGTGGCCTTATTCTGTTTGATCCACTGCTTCCTCTGGTGCAGCGTGTGACAGTACATGTAGAGCAGAGCTCCCCGCCGCCAGTACAGACACTCCAACAGCTCCAGacccaacacacactgcacctgcaccaacacacacacacacactttttaaaatatgcaaaaacgTGGATCacatgagcattatagagcgccccctactcttcctgtagtgtattacagtctgtcagaatgagcgtgtggatcatatgaacattatagagcattatagagcgccccctacgcttcctgtagtgtattacagtctgtcagagtgagcgtgtggatcatatgaacattatagagcattatagagcgccccctacgcttcctgtagtgtattacagtctgtcagaatgagtgtgtggatcatatgaacattatagagcattatagagcgccccctacgcttcctgtagtgtatcacAGTTACATGTAC
It includes:
- the rimoc1 gene encoding RAB7A-interacting MON1-CCZ1 complex subunit 1, producing MAELRVLESRISHLSDRCAALRAETHDDDYLQNASSILEKLRNYSPQAGESSSVAKLLQDYTQVILDITFYEENRLVDQEFPEDTSPFKIQQLLQDLTEPEVLAGRLAPNQEVQCVLGLELLECLYWRRGALLYMYCHTLHQRKQWIKQNKATFLKCVQEGVRYLMKMLQVRSSVKLNDGVVFHDSTTANFLSEGIFSDTHLLTMMYIGEMCFWAVKYEDGGADGAEQKEDRLHFRDIGAQILNKYVLACEGPLQGQGWNTENAKEILSILQ
- the fbxo4 gene encoding F-box only protein 4; this translates as MMRSALLRSLRSVRETLLSDHRARHTHLPQRRAEEEEEEEEEEGSSSSLDHLPVDVQFLIMTYLPPEDLCRLGGCSRYWRSMVQEPLLWRYFFMRDMASWTSVDHASMPREEFLSTAAVTDRWELRRLDYMSEYLRCSPVCRGQYGQQRPALEAVAYFLQNLVAGAEPRFAMLGPGLEQLDVSLMTTMMYSPHILPVAGIPQRQIGGIGSGISFLFNGRNKFNIITLYSTNSSERERARLEQQSVRSKLFVQEGEAEGRSVYSVAPQVQEVCQAVNGFIFVSNAETDRGRMEEYSQLRAVLQPIWGPASRPLLVLSCVSREGADRTPSVTVAHQLQLHLLTNPWMVQDAVSESLAGLLDGLCWLLKQSGVRL